In Bombina bombina isolate aBomBom1 chromosome 6, aBomBom1.pri, whole genome shotgun sequence, a single genomic region encodes these proteins:
- the LOC128664964 gene encoding spindlin-Z-like isoform X1 yields MKTPFGKAAGQRARGDAAHAGVSASMMKKRTSHKKNRNNVGPSKPSSQPRRNIVGCRIQHGWKEGSGPITQWKGTVLDQVPVNPSLYLIKYDGFDCVYGLELHKDERVSALEVLPDRVASSRISDAHLADTMIGKAVEHMFETEDGSKDECRGMVLARAPIMNTWFYITYEKDPVLYMYQLLDDYKEGDLRIMPDSNDSPPAEREPGEVVDSLVGKQVEYAKEDGSKRTCMVIHQVEAKPSVYCLKFDDDFHISVYDLVKTS; encoded by the coding sequence ATGAAGACCCCATTCGGAAAGGCAGCAGGTCAGAGAGCCAGAGGTGATGCAGCACATGCAGGTGTGTCTGCCAGTATGATGAAAAAAAGGACTTCTCACAAGAAGAATCGAAATAATGTTGGTCCAAGCAAACCAAGTTCCCAGCCCCGGAGGAATATTGTAGGTTGCAGAATACAGCATGGTTGGAAAGAAGGTAGTGGCCCAATAACACAATGGAAAGGAACTGTATTGGATCAAGTGCCAGTCAACCCATCCCTTTATCTTATTAAATATGATGGATTTGATTGTGTCTATGGACTAGAACTCCACAAGGATGAGCGAGTGTCTGCTCTTGAAGTTCTTCCAGATAGAGTTGCTTCATCTCGAATTAGTGATGCTCACTTGGCAGACACAATGATTGGTAAAGCTGTTGAACACATGTTTGAAACAGAAGATGGTTCTAAGGATGAGTGTAGAGGAATGGTCTTAGCAAGAGCTCCCATAATGAACACATGGTTTTATATAACCTACGAGAAGGACCCAGTTTTATATATGTATCAGCTATTAGATGACTACAAAGAAGGAGATCTCCGCATCATGCCAGACTCTAATGATTCCCCTCCAGCAGAAAGAGAACCAGGAGAAGTTGTGGACAGCCTTGTAGGAAAGCAAGTGGAGTATGCCAAAGAAGATGGCTCAAAAAGGACTTGCATGGTAATACACCAAGTGGAAGCCAAACCCTCTGTTTATTGCTTAAAATTTGATGACGATTTCCATATTTCTGTCTACGATTTGGTGAAGACATCGTAG
- the LOC128664964 gene encoding spindlin-Z-like isoform X2 codes for MKTPFGKAAGQRARGDAAHAGVSASMMKKRTSHKKNRNNVGPSKPSSQPRRNIVGCRIQHGWKEGSGPITQWKGTVLDQLLDDYKEGDLRIMPDSNDSPPAEREPGEVVDSLVGKQVEYAKEDGSKRTCMVIHQVEAKPSVYCLKFDDDFHISVYDLVKTS; via the exons ATGAAGACCCCATTCGGAAAGGCAGCAGGTCAGAGAGCCAGAGGTGATGCAGCACATGCAGGTGTGTCTGCCAGTATGATGAAAAAAAGGACTTCTCACAAGAAGAATCGAAATAATGTTGGTCCAAGCAAACCAAGTTCCCAGCCCCGGAGGAATATTGTAGGTTGCAGAATACAGCATGGTTGGAAAGAAGGTAGTGGCCCAATAACACAATGGAAAGGAACTGTATTGGATCAA CTATTAGATGACTACAAAGAAGGAGATCTCCGCATCATGCCAGACTCTAATGATTCCCCTCCAGCAGAAAGAGAACCAGGAGAAGTTGTGGACAGCCTTGTAGGAAAGCAAGTGGAGTATGCCAAAGAAGATGGCTCAAAAAGGACTTGCATGGTAATACACCAAGTGGAAGCCAAACCCTCTGTTTATTGCTTAAAATTTGATGACGATTTCCATATTTCTGTCTACGATTTGGTGAAGACATCGTAG